From a region of the Molothrus ater isolate BHLD 08-10-18 breed brown headed cowbird chromosome 27, BPBGC_Mater_1.1, whole genome shotgun sequence genome:
- the GJC1 gene encoding gap junction gamma-1 protein, whose product MSWSFLTRLLEEIQNHSTFVGKIWLTVLIVFRIVLIAVGGESIYYDEQSKFVCNTEQPGCENVCYDSFAPLSHVRFWVFQIILVATPSVLYLGYAIHKIARMVEHSEASRRARRRSLPIRWKQHRGLEEAEGDHEEDPMMYPEIEVESVRESKEKQSPAKAKHDGRRQIREDGLMRIYVLQLLARALFEVGFLVGQYFLYGFQVSPVFVCSRKPCPHNVDCFISRPTEKTIFLLIMYGVSCMCLLLNVWEMLHLGFGTIRDTLNAKKKELVDSGTFNYPFTWNTPSAPPGYNIALKPEQMQCTELSNAKMAYRQNKANIAQEQQYGSNEGNIPSDLEILQREIKVAQDRLDLAIQAYNNQNNPSSSRGKKSKAGSNKSSASSKSGDGKNSVWI is encoded by the coding sequence ATGAGTTGGAGTTTTCTGACCCGCCTGTTAGAGGAGATCCAGAACCACTCAACCTTTGTTGGCAAAATCTGGCTGACAGTGTTGATTGTGTTTCGGATCGTCCTGATTGCCGTGGGGGGAGAATCCATTTATTACGACGAACAGAGCAAGTTTGTGTGCAACACGGAGCAGCCCGGCTGCGAGAACGTCTGCTACGACTCCTTCGCGCCTCTCTCGCACGTCAGGTTCTGGGTGTTCCAGATCATCCTCGTGGCCACTCCCTCGGTGCTCTACTTAGGCTATGCCATCCATAAAATCGCCAGGATGGTGGAGCACAGCGAGGCCAGCAGGAGAGCCAGGAGGAGGAGCTTGCCCATCCGCTGGAAACAGCACCGGGGCCTGGAGGAAGCCGAGGGTGACCACGAGGAAGATCCCATGATGTACCCGGAGATCGAGGTGGAGAGCGTCAGGGAGAgcaaagagaagcagagcccGGCCAAAGCCAAGCACGACGGCCGGCGGCAGATCCGGGAGGACGGGCTCATGAGGATTTAcgtcctgcagctcctggccagggcCCTGTTTGAGGTTGGCTTCCTGGTGGGGCAGTATTTCCTCTACGGCTTCCAGGTGAGCCCCGTGTTCGTGTGCAGCAGGAAGCCCTGCCCGCACAACGTCGATTGTTTCATTTCCAGGCCGACGGAAAAAACCATTTTCCTGCTGATAATGTACGGGGTGAGCTGCATGTGCCTGCTCCTGAACGTCTGGGAGATGCTGCACTTGGGCTTTGGCACCATCCGGGACACCTTGAATGCCAAGAAGAAGGAGCTGGTTGACTCTGGGACCTTTAACTACCCCTTCACCTGGAACACGCCCTCGGCTCCCCCGGGCTACAACATCGCGCTGAAGCCGGAGCAGATGCAGTGCACGGAGCTGTCCAACGCCAAGATGGCCTACAGGCAGAACAAAGCCAACATAGCTCAGGAACAGCAGTATGGCAGCAACgaggggaacattcccagcgACCTGGAGATCCTGCAGAGGGAAATCAAAGTGGCTCAGGACCGCCTGGACCTTGCCATCCAGGCTTAcaacaaccaaaacaaccccagcAGTTCCAGAGGGAAGAAATCCAAAGCGGGCTCCAACAAAAGCAGTGCCAGTAGCAAGTCAGGAGATGGGAAGAACTCGGTCTGGATTTAA